A DNA window from Microcystis aeruginosa NIES-843 contains the following coding sequences:
- a CDS encoding crossover junction endodeoxyribonuclease RuvC produces the protein MTTWLGIDPGLAIVGWAILRDNSELMPILVDYGTIETSKNLSTAQRLIEIERDLKELIAEYKPGEIAVEMPFFNRQIKAAGGVLQALGIINLVSCRDGGIEPIFLHQASWKCHLGHGKATKAEVAEQIKYLFGLTKMPINDAVDAIAIAYAGFSGVRNQIS, from the coding sequence ATGACTACTTGGTTGGGTATCGACCCCGGATTAGCGATTGTCGGTTGGGCTATTCTCCGGGATAATAGTGAGTTAATGCCGATTTTAGTCGATTACGGCACGATCGAAACTTCTAAAAATCTTTCTACTGCCCAGCGTTTGATCGAAATTGAACGGGATTTAAAGGAGTTAATCGCAGAATATAAACCGGGGGAAATTGCCGTGGAAATGCCCTTTTTTAACCGGCAAATCAAGGCAGCTGGTGGAGTCCTGCAAGCATTGGGAATTATCAATCTAGTTAGCTGCCGCGATGGGGGAATTGAACCGATTTTCCTCCATCAAGCTAGTTGGAAATGTCATCTCGGCCATGGTAAGGCCACTAAAGCTGAGGTGGCCGAACAAATTAAGTATTTATTCGGATTGACAAAAATGCCTATTAATGACGCTGTAGATGCTATAGCGATCGCATACGCTGGTTTCAGTGGCGTTCGCAATCAAATCTCTTGA
- a CDS encoding BrnT family toxin yields MLFDWDEEKAKRNLAKHGVSFDEAKSVFYDPLFLTFADPEHSLGERRFIIMGESAKGRLLVVSYTDRTETTRLISARLATTQERKAYESDL; encoded by the coding sequence ATGTTATTCGATTGGGACGAGGAGAAAGCCAAAAGGAACTTGGCCAAACATGGTGTTTCTTTCGATGAAGCTAAATCCGTGTTCTATGATCCCTTATTTTTAACCTTTGCCGATCCAGAACACTCTCTTGGGGAGCGACGTTTTATTATAATGGGGGAATCAGCCAAAGGACGATTGCTAGTTGTTTCTTATACTGACCGCACGGAAACCACACGCTTAATTAGTGCCCGTTTAGCTACCACCCAAGAACGTAAAGCTTATGAATCAGACCTGTGA
- the ltrA gene encoding group II intron reverse transcriptase/maturase, whose amino-acid sequence MTKSREGKGFGKPKTTKTTNVWKTINWAKVQRYVFKLQKRIYQAAKSGQDAKVRRLQRLLVKSYYARLLAVRKVTQDNQGKKTAGVDGMIAISPEQRLNLTEEIKGTLKAKPLRRVWIPKPGRDEKRPLGIPTIKDRARQALIKSALEPEWESKMEGTSYGFRPGRSDHDAISRIYITINQSSYFVLDADIAKCFDRINHDFLLSKIHCPSSLKRDIKQWLKAGVLDNGVFEETETGTPQGGVISPLLANIALDGMARLIETLFPKKGNGKNQAVLIRYADDFVVISPSLEIIEQCKTAISEWLKPIGLELKPEKTRVCHTLKPIEYNGKMEEPGFDFLGFNIRQYPVGKYKSGKDGAKRLIGHKTHIKPSQKAVKTHTEAIKGVIKKHKTAPQSALISRLNPIIRGWANYYSGVVSMDTFNKLDNTTWLMLRAWTVSRCGKANYEKLRNYFRPDTVKLSNGKERHESWLFKTKNGLYLWKHNWTPIVRHTLVRPDASPFDGNWTYWATRRGQAIDTPTRVAKLLKKQQGKCSRCGQYFTPSDLIEVDHIHPLSLGGKDEYKNLQLLHRHCHDDKSASDGSPKSSTLTPLEVSIDNTRTTKRSQAVSLTREQSN is encoded by the coding sequence ATGACGAAATCGAGAGAAGGTAAAGGATTCGGGAAACCGAAAACCACTAAGACTACGAATGTATGGAAAACTATCAATTGGGCAAAAGTCCAAAGATATGTTTTCAAGCTCCAAAAGAGGATATACCAAGCGGCTAAATCGGGACAGGATGCAAAGGTTAGAAGGTTGCAACGTCTATTGGTGAAATCATACTATGCTCGTTTATTAGCAGTTCGCAAAGTAACCCAAGATAATCAAGGAAAGAAAACAGCAGGAGTCGATGGAATGATAGCAATATCCCCAGAACAAAGGCTAAATCTAACCGAAGAAATCAAAGGAACACTTAAAGCAAAACCGCTAAGAAGGGTATGGATTCCTAAACCCGGCAGGGATGAAAAACGCCCATTAGGAATACCAACCATCAAAGACAGAGCTAGACAAGCGTTGATTAAATCGGCACTTGAACCAGAATGGGAGTCAAAAATGGAAGGAACCAGCTATGGTTTCCGACCCGGAAGGTCTGACCATGACGCTATATCAAGGATATACATCACCATTAATCAAAGTAGCTACTTTGTATTAGATGCTGATATTGCCAAGTGTTTTGACCGAATTAATCACGACTTTTTACTGTCCAAAATTCATTGTCCAAGTTCCCTGAAAAGAGACATAAAACAATGGCTCAAAGCAGGAGTTTTGGATAACGGTGTATTTGAAGAAACAGAAACAGGGACACCACAAGGAGGGGTAATAAGTCCACTACTAGCCAACATCGCACTGGATGGAATGGCAAGATTAATTGAAACACTATTTCCCAAAAAGGGAAATGGTAAAAATCAAGCTGTTTTAATAAGGTACGCCGATGATTTTGTGGTGATTTCACCATCACTCGAAATCATTGAACAGTGCAAAACTGCCATTTCTGAATGGTTAAAGCCTATTGGATTAGAACTTAAACCAGAAAAAACCAGAGTGTGTCACACACTCAAACCTATTGAATACAATGGGAAAATGGAAGAACCCGGTTTTGACTTTCTAGGATTCAATATCAGGCAATATCCAGTAGGAAAATACAAATCTGGGAAAGATGGGGCAAAACGATTAATTGGTCACAAAACCCACATCAAACCCAGCCAAAAAGCAGTTAAAACCCACACAGAAGCGATTAAAGGTGTAATCAAAAAACACAAAACAGCACCTCAATCAGCCCTGATTAGTCGACTAAACCCAATCATTAGAGGTTGGGCTAACTACTACTCAGGAGTAGTATCTATGGATACCTTCAATAAACTAGACAATACAACCTGGTTAATGTTAAGGGCATGGACAGTATCAAGATGCGGTAAAGCGAACTACGAAAAGCTGAGAAATTATTTTAGACCGGATACAGTTAAACTCAGCAATGGGAAAGAAAGACACGAATCTTGGTTATTCAAAACCAAAAACGGTCTCTATCTATGGAAACATAATTGGACACCAATCGTCAGACATACCCTAGTACGCCCCGACGCATCACCATTTGACGGAAATTGGACTTACTGGGCGACCAGACGAGGACAAGCAATCGACACACCGACAAGAGTAGCCAAACTACTCAAAAAGCAACAAGGCAAGTGTAGCCGATGTGGGCAGTATTTCACCCCATCGGATTTAATTGAAGTTGACCACATTCACCCTCTAAGCTTAGGCGGAAAGGATGAATACAAGAACCTTCAATTACTACACCGCCACTGTCACGATGATAAATCGGCATCTGATGGAAGCCCAAAATCATCTACGCTAACACCATTAGAAGTTAGTATAGATAATACAAGGACAACCAAAAGAAGTCAAGCTGTATCCTTAACAAGGGAACAGTCAAACTAG
- a CDS encoding MlaD family protein, translating to MQSSRALREGRLGLFALGGLLVFGALAIWVRGGGFGQRTYQLIFEFADVEGLQVGAPVRFRGVRVGRITSFIPGSNQVEVIAEIASATLVMPRKVTVTTNLSGLIGEAAIDITPLVSLSAEAKNLDPLAPDCDQQLILCNNTRLQGTTGTQLMSSVGRLVDTFTSPEFVGNLNDVTKNTAIAAQKIARLSDDTSQTIRNAQREISRLSLELATTSRSVTNTANNASRFVNTLDNTVQENRSQISRTFQQSSQLVANLNAVLSENRGQIVDTLGNINQASLGIGSLANNLNNTALRLNAGLDEIDTKQVMQNIETILNNAVETSNNLREITKTINDPATIVVLQKTLESARVTFENTQKITSDIDELIGDPQFRENLRRLIDGLSNLLSSGEQLEYNLRIAQTLDTMTQELAKQKVLTISRPLNPKQMQLYPQFIVQQPPTSEK from the coding sequence ATGCAGAGTTCGCGAGCTTTACGGGAAGGAAGACTAGGTTTGTTTGCTCTAGGCGGATTATTGGTCTTTGGGGCGCTCGCTATCTGGGTTCGCGGGGGGGGATTTGGTCAAAGAACCTATCAATTAATCTTCGAGTTTGCCGACGTGGAAGGGTTACAAGTCGGGGCGCCGGTGCGTTTTCGCGGGGTGAGAGTGGGAAGAATTACAAGTTTTATCCCGGGAAGCAATCAAGTGGAAGTTATTGCCGAAATCGCTTCTGCTACTTTAGTTATGCCTAGGAAGGTAACTGTTACTACCAATCTTTCCGGATTAATTGGTGAGGCAGCCATCGATATCACTCCCTTAGTTTCTTTAAGTGCTGAGGCCAAAAATCTCGACCCTCTGGCTCCCGACTGTGATCAACAGTTAATTCTCTGTAATAATACTCGTTTACAGGGGACAACAGGAACACAATTAATGTCTAGTGTTGGTCGTTTAGTGGATACTTTTACCAGTCCTGAATTTGTGGGTAATCTCAATGATGTCACCAAAAATACCGCTATAGCAGCTCAAAAAATCGCCCGTTTATCCGATGATACCTCCCAGACTATCCGTAATGCCCAAAGAGAAATCTCTCGTCTATCTTTGGAATTAGCTACCACCAGTCGCTCGGTCACTAATACAGCTAATAATGCCTCCCGTTTTGTCAATACTTTAGATAATACCGTTCAGGAAAATCGCAGTCAAATCAGCAGGACTTTTCAACAATCTTCCCAATTGGTCGCTAATCTCAATGCTGTTCTCAGCGAAAATCGCGGACAAATTGTTGATACTCTCGGTAATATTAATCAAGCTAGTTTAGGTATTGGTAGTCTCGCTAATAATCTCAATAATACCGCCCTGAGGTTGAATGCAGGTTTAGATGAAATTGATACTAAACAAGTCATGCAAAATATCGAGACTATTTTGAATAATGCGGTGGAAACATCGAATAATTTACGAGAAATTACTAAAACTATTAACGATCCTGCTACAATTGTCGTACTGCAAAAAACTCTCGAATCCGCTAGGGTGACTTTTGAAAATACTCAAAAAATCACCTCCGATATCGATGAGTTAATTGGTGATCCCCAATTTCGCGAGAATTTAAGACGTTTAATCGATGGCTTAAGTAATCTGCTTTCTTCCGGGGAACAATTAGAATATAATTTGCGTATCGCTCAAACTTTAGATACCATGACTCAAGAGTTAGCTAAACAAAAAGTTTTGACCATCTCTCGACCTTTAAATCCTAAGCAAATGCAACTCTATCCCCAATTTATCGTTCAACAACCACCCACGAGTGAAAAATGA
- the wecB gene encoding non-hydrolyzing UDP-N-acetylglucosamine 2-epimerase → MLKSICITLGTRPEAIKLAPVIRAFQESEQFQTHVILTGQHKEMVAQVMELFALKADENLDIMQTRQTLTDITCRSLRGLETVFERIKPDLIIVQGDTTTAFAAALAAFYQQIPIAHVEAGLRTNDIYNPYPEEANRRLISQLTTLHFAPTTLAVENLQKSGVTGNIHHTGNTVIDALLSVAKTAPECQIAGLNWSDYRVLLATVHRRENWGEPLQDIIKGFTLLLEKYADTALLLPLHRNPTVREPIKSALGNHPRVFLTEPIDYAELVGAIQRCYLLLTDSGGIQEEAPSLGKPVLVLRETTERPEAVQAGTAKLIGTNPEQILAQAGELLGDKIAYDRMANAINPFGDGQASQRILQIVQDFLA, encoded by the coding sequence ATGTTGAAATCAATTTGTATTACTCTTGGAACTCGTCCTGAAGCGATTAAATTAGCTCCCGTTATTCGTGCTTTTCAAGAATCGGAACAGTTTCAAACCCATGTAATTCTGACGGGACAGCATAAAGAAATGGTAGCGCAGGTGATGGAATTATTTGCTTTAAAAGCAGATGAAAATCTGGATATTATGCAAACCCGTCAAACCTTAACTGATATTACTTGCCGCAGTTTACGGGGTTTAGAAACGGTTTTTGAGCGCATAAAACCAGATTTAATTATTGTGCAAGGTGATACTACCACGGCTTTTGCTGCTGCTTTAGCGGCTTTTTATCAACAAATTCCTATCGCCCATGTAGAGGCAGGATTAAGAACTAATGATATCTATAATCCCTATCCCGAAGAAGCTAATCGCCGCCTAATTTCTCAACTGACTACCCTACATTTTGCTCCCACTACTTTAGCCGTGGAAAACTTACAAAAATCTGGGGTGACAGGAAATATTCACCACACCGGTAATACAGTTATTGATGCTTTATTAAGCGTAGCCAAAACCGCACCAGAATGTCAAATTGCGGGCTTAAATTGGTCAGATTATCGGGTTTTATTAGCTACGGTTCACCGCCGGGAAAATTGGGGCGAACCCTTACAGGATATTATCAAAGGATTCACTTTGTTGTTAGAAAAATATGCCGATACAGCCCTATTATTACCCCTCCATCGCAATCCCACCGTCCGAGAACCAATAAAGTCCGCTTTGGGCAATCATCCCAGGGTATTTTTAACTGAACCTATCGATTATGCCGAGTTAGTGGGGGCGATTCAACGCTGTTATTTATTATTAACTGATTCGGGGGGCATTCAAGAAGAAGCCCCTAGTTTAGGAAAACCGGTTTTAGTATTGCGAGAAACCACGGAAAGACCGGAAGCAGTACAAGCGGGAACAGCGAAATTAATTGGTACTAATCCAGAGCAAATTTTAGCACAAGCGGGAGAATTATTAGGGGATAAAATCGCCTATGATCGTATGGCTAATGCCATTAATCCTTTTGGAGATGGACAAGCATCCCAAAGAATCCTCCAAATCGTCCAAGATTTTTTGGCTTAA